The DNA sequence TTATTTCACTTTTTGTAATTTTTCATCAAAAAAACGCCTCGCCTGAGCGAGACGTCACCAAAACCAGTACACCAAACCAATGAAGAAAAAGCACGCGCAAATGACAAACAAGATTTTCGCCAGCACATCGACCGATCGGTTGCGCACCGCCATATACGCGATGCCGGCGATCAAAAACAGCCCGACCGCAATCAACAACCATTTGACTACTGCGTTCATTCGGTTGTTCCCCTTTACTGAATCCCTTCGCCGATGACAAACGACAAACCGACGGAAATGACCATCGAGATAAAGCCGACCGCCCGGTTGTCGTTGGCGATTTCATCATCGATGTTAAACTTCGGCGTCAAAAATTCATAAATAAAATACGCAGCGAGCAGAAGCAAAAACCCGTACACGCCCCAGCCGACCATCGACAACAGCGACTCATGGTGGGCGAGCGCGTAACGAAAAATATTGGCAATGCCAAAAATCTTTCCGCCGGTTGCCATCGCCACTGCCATATTGCCTTTTTGAATTTCTTCCCAGTTTTTATACTTCGTGACGAGTTCAAACACGGCCAAAAACACCACGATGCACAGCACGGCGACGCTGAAATTGGCAGCGGTTCTCACCATTTCGTGCTCCCAAAACGGCGCCATCATTCTCGCCCCCATCATTTCAGTTCCACGACCGTCACCCCGGTCCCGCCTTCATTCGCCTCACCAAATCGGAAGCTTTTGACCGCCCTGTGCTGCTTTAAAAACTGCTGCACCCCTTGACGGAGCGCGCCTGTCCCTTTGCCGTGGATGATGGAGACGCGCGCATATCCGGCGAGCACGGCGTCATCCAAGTATTTCTCAAGCCGAAGGAGCGCGTCTTCGTACCGTTCGCCGCGCAAATCAAGCTCAAGGCTCACATGGGCGTCCTTGCCTTTCACGGTCGCAATCGGCGTCACGTCGTTCACCGGCGCGCTGCCGATGTATTCTAAGTCACGCTCGTGAATTTTCATTTTCAAAATGCCGAGCTGCACTTGCCATTCATCGTCCGACACTTTTTCGATCAAGTAGCCTTTTTGGTTGAGGCTCGTCACCTTCACTTCATCACCCGGCTGGAATACATGGCGCGGCGCCTGTTTTTTTGCTCTTTTCCGTTTCTCGACTTTCGGCACGGCGGCGGCGAGCCGCTGTTTTGCCTCGGCGAGCTCATGTTCTTTCACTTCCGCCTGCTTTTCTTTTTGCAGGCGGCGCAGTTCATGGATCACCCGCTCGGCTTCGCGCTCGGCGGCGCGGATGATGTCCGTTGCCTGCTTCGCCGCTTCAGCCAGCCTCTCTTCTTTTTCCTCTTCGAGCGCTTCGAGCTTTTGCTCCCACTCGGCGCGCAGCCGCTCCGCTTCCTCCAACGCCGCGCGCGCCCGTGCTTCGTCTTCCTCGGCTTGCTTTTTGCTCCGTTCGAGCGACGCGATCATGTTTTCCACGTTATGGCTTTCCGCGCTCACTTGCGCTTTCGCCCGCTCGATAATCCGCTCATCCAACCCCAAGCGGCGTGAGATGTCAAAGGCGTTGCTGCGGCCGGGAATGCCGATCAATAGTTTATACGTCGGACGGAGCGTTTCGGTGTCAAATTCAACGCTCGCGTTCACCACCCCGGGGCGGTTGTAGCCGTACGCTTTCAATTCGGGATAATGCGTCGTCGCCACCGTCCGCGCCCCGCGCCCGTGCACTTCATCCAAGATGGCGATGGCAAGCGCCGCCCCTTCCTGCGGGTCGGTGCCTGCTCCGAGCTCATCAAACAGCACAAGGCTTTGGCCATCGACATGGCGCAAAATGTCGACAATATTGACCATATGGGACGAGAACGTGCTCAAGCTTTGTTCGATCGACTGCTCGTCGCCGATATCCGCGTACACTGCGCGGAACACCGCCGCTTCCGATCCGTCGGCCGCCGGGATAAACAGCCCCGCTTGCGCCATTAATGTCAACAAGCCGACCGTTTTTAACGTCACCGTTTTCCCGCCGGTGTTTGGGCCTGTTATGACGATCGTCGTATAATCGCCGCCGAGTTCAATGTCATTCGGCACCGCCTTTTCTTGATCAAGCAGCGGATGGCGGGCCTGCACAAAGCGAAGATAGCCTCGGTTATTGACCGCTGGCTTCGCGGCTTGCAGCCGGCGGGCGTATTTCGCCTTGGCAAACGCAAAATCGAGCGCCGCAAGCGACTCAACCGCCCGCGCAAGCGGTTCAGCCTGCTCAGCGACTTTTGCCGACAGTTCGCGCAAAATGCGTTCGATTTCTTGCTTTTCTTTCGCCCGCGCTTCGCGGAGTGCGTTGTTCAACTCGACGACCGCCTGCGGCTCGATAAACAGCGTCGCCCCGGACGCCGACTGGTCGTGGACGATGCCGCCATAGGCACTGCGATACTCTTGTTTCACCGGAATGACATAGCGGTCGTTGCGGATCGTAATGATGGCGTCCGACAGCCGCTTTTGCGCCGACGGCGAGCGAATGATGCTCTCAAGCTTCTCGCGGATGCGCGCTTCCACTGACCGAATTTGCCCGCGGAGCGAACGGAGGCGGTCGCTTGCGGCATCCAATACCTCGCCATGGTCGTCGATCGAACGGCGAATGTCATGCTCAAGCGCCGGCACCTCCACGAGCTCATCGGCATAAATGGACAGACGATCCAATCCCCCGTGCTCTTCATGCAGATCCATAATCAGCCGTTTCATCTGCCGGCTTGCGGTCAAGGTGGATGCCGTTTCCACGAGTTCTTGCGGACTGAGCACGCCGCCGATCGACGCCCGTTTCAAATGAGGGCGAATGTTGACAACTCCGTCAAGCGGCGCATAGCCAGCAAGTCGCAAAACAGCGGCCGCTTCATCCGTTTCCTCAAGCCAAGCGGCCATCTCCTCCAAATCGGATGACGGCATGAGCGCCTCGATTTTTTCCAAACCGAGCGGCGAGGACGCATGCTCAGCCAACTGCTCTTTCACTTTATCGAACTCCAAGGTGTGAAGCACTTTTCGTTGCACGTATCTGACCCCCAGCTCATTCATTTCGTTCGTTTGTCGCGCAAAAACTGCCGCAGCTTGTCAAGCGGCCATGTGTTGATGACCGTTTCGTTCTTGATCCAGCCTTTCCTTGCCGTCGCCACGCCAATAGCCATATCATCAAGCATGTCCAAATGGTGGGCGTCCGTGTTAATGGCAATATACGCCCCCGCTTCCTCGGCTTTTTTCACGTAAGCTGCCGACAAATCGAGACGGCTCGGGTTGGCGTTTAACTCAAGCACCGTGTTCGTCTCGGCCGCGAGTTTCATGAGCCGATCGAGATCGACGTCATAACCGCCGCGCTGGCCGATGAGCCTTCCGGTCGGATGGGCGATGACATCGACGTACGGATTGCGAAACGCCGCCTCGAGCCGCTTCATGATCGCCTCGCGCGGCTGTTTGAACGCAGAGTGAATGGCGGCGATGACAAAATCCAGCTCCTTGAGCACGTCATCATCGTAATCGAGCGTCCCGTCCGGCAAAATATCCATCTCAATGCCGGCGAGGATGGTAAAATCCGAATAGCGCGCGTTCAGCCGTTCGATTTCCTCGCGCTGGCGCCGCAATCGATCCGGCGTCAAACCGTTGGCGACTTTCAAAAATTGCGAATGGTCGGTGATGGCCATATACCGATAGCCGAGGCGGCGGCACGCCTCAACGAGCTCCTCAAGCGAACACGCCCCGTCGCTCCATGCCGAATGCATATGCAAATCGCCTTGAATGTCTTCAAGGCGGACAAGCGGATATCGATCCGAATAGCGCTCGATTTCCGTGCCGTCTTCACGCAGCTCCGGGGGAATGTGCGGCAGCCCGAAATGGGCGTAAAACGCCGCTTCATCCGGGAACGTTTTCACCTTGCCAGTCGCTTCGTCTTCCACGCCGTATTCGCTGATTTTCTCCCCGCGCTCTTTGGCGAGCTGGCGCATGCGCACGTTATGCTCCTTCGATCCGGTGAAATGATGGAGCGCGGTCGCAAACTGCGCCCCGCTAACCAGCCGGAAGTCGACGGCCACATCGTCGTCATAGCGAAGCAGAAGCGACACTTTCGTTTCCCCAGCAGCGATGACCTCGCGGACACGCTCAAAACGAAGAAGCCCGTCGCGCACCGCAGCCGGACGGTCGGTGGCGATGACATAATCCAAATCTTTCACCGTTTCGTTTACGCGACGCAAACTGCCGGCCCGCGAGAAGCGGATCACGCCATCAAGACAAGCAAGCTGGCGTTCCACATCCGCCGCGGCGGCGAGCACCCGAGCGAGCGGCAGCCGCTCAGGGCGTTTGCCCGCCTCCTCAATCGCCGCCAACAACTTTTCCTCCGTTTTCGCGCCAAAACCAGGAAGCTCCCGCACTTTTCCCACCAGACACGCTTCTTTCAATCCATCCATATCGACAATACCGAGCTCTTGATGCAGCTTGGCGATTTTTTTGCCGCCAAGCCCCGGGATCTTAAGCAAGGAAAGAAGCGTTTCCGGAATATCGCGCTTTAATTCCTCGAGCACCGATGATGAACCGGTTTCGACAAACTCGGTGATGATCGCCGCCGTGCTTTTGCCGATGCCGGGAATGGCGGTGAAGTCGCCGATTTCCGCGAGGCTCCGCTCATCCGTTTCCAAGGCGTTCGCCGCTTTGCGGAAGGCGTTGACCTTAAATGGATTTTCTCCTTTGATCTCCATATACAGTGCGATCGTTTCAAGCAGGCGGATGACTTCTTTTTTATGGACGCTCATCCCCATTTCCTCCCTTTCCCGCAAAACCGCGGCCACGCCCGGTCAGACGCGGCCATGAATCCACCAATGATTAAGCATGTCCGACAACACCGGCGTATGTTTCACAATCACGGTCGCCATAAGCGAACGCTGCAGCTGCTCCTGCACGCTGTCAATCGGCACGAGCGCCCCGATATACAACAGCAAAAAGACGAGCAAATACACTTCCGCAAACCCGAGCGCCGCCCCCGCCAGGCGGTTGACGCTTCGCAAGAGCGGCAGTTGGGCGACGAAATCAAGCATCGAGCCGATTTGCAGGACGATTTTCACAGCAAAAAACAAAAGCGCAAAGGAAATCGCCCGATAATAGGCATCGTCCAAATGCGTGCTCTGAAACAGCAGCTTCATCGTCTCCGGGTCTCCGAACGTCGGATACGGAATCCAAAGGCGCAATGTCGGCACAAACCGTTCATAATAGCGATAGGCGACGAAAAAGGCGATGAGAAACCCGGCCATATGAATGAATTGAAGGATAAAGCCGCGCTTCAGCCCGATCATCGCCCCCATCAACAGGACAAATAGCAGCACGACATCAATCATCCTGTTTCCCGTCCTTTTCCTGTTTCAGCTGTTCCGCCAGCCGTTGATATTGTTCTTTCAGTTTGAGATACTCACTGGCGATGTTGACGGCTGTCAACACGGCCAGCTTCGGCACATCAAGAAGCGGATTTTTCTCGCTGAATTCATGCATTTTATCATCAACGAACGCCGCCACGAGCCGGATGTGGGCCGGGCTTTCCGCGCCGACGATCGTGTAGTCTTGTCCATAGATGCGGACGCTCACTCGCGTTTTTGGCTGTTCTGTCAAGCTTTCTCCCCCATTTCGCCAAATCCTACTGTTTATCATATCATGAACGCTGGTATAATGGAAAGAAGCGACACATAGCAACGATAGAGAAGATTAAAGGAGCGATCGAACGTTGTCAAACTATGTGATTCAAGCCGACCAACAGCTGCTTGACGCCTTGCGCGCCCACTATGAAGGCGCCTTGTCCGACCGGCTTCCGGCTGGAGCGTTGTTTGCCGTCAAACGCCCGGATGTCGTGATCACCGCCTACCGCTCAGGCAAAGTGCTGTTTCAAGGGAAAGCGGCGGAGCAAGAAGCAGCGAAATGGATATCAGGGGCGAGCGCCTCAAACGAAACAGCTGACCACCAGCCGTCCGCTTTGGCAGCTCATCAACTCGGGTCTCTTTCCGCCATCGGTTCCGATGAAGTCGGCACCGGCGATTATTTCGGCCCGATCGTCGTCGCCGCCGCCTACGTGGATCGGCCGCATATCGCCAAAATCGCGGCGCTTGGCGTGAAAGATTCGAAACAATTGAACGATGAAGCGATCAAACGGATCGCACCAGCCATCATGGAAACCGTGCCGCATGCGGTCACCGTGCTGGATAACCCCCAATACAACCGCTGGCAGCGAAGCGGCATGCCGCAGACGAAAATGAAGGCGCTCCTTCACAACCGGACGCTCGTGAAACTCGTTGACGCCATCGCGCCCGCCGAACCAGAAGCAATCATCATCGACGAATTTTTAAAACGGGATTCGTATTTCCGTTACCTTTCCGATGAAGATCGCATTATCCGCGAGCGGGTGCACTGCCTTCCCAAGGCGGAAAGTGTCCACGTATCAGTCGCCGCCGCCTCGATCATCGCCCGCTATGTGTTTTTAGAGGAGATGGAGCAATTATCCCGCGCCGTCGGCCTTTTGCTCCCGAAAGGTGCCGGCGCCATCGTTGACGAAGCCGCCGCCCGGATCATCCGCGCGCGGGGGGAAGAGATGCTCGAG is a window from the Geobacillus stearothermophilus ATCC 12980 genome containing:
- a CDS encoding CvpA family protein, translating into MIDVVLLFVLLMGAMIGLKRGFILQFIHMAGFLIAFFVAYRYYERFVPTLRLWIPYPTFGDPETMKLLFQSTHLDDAYYRAISFALLFFAVKIVLQIGSMLDFVAQLPLLRSVNRLAGAALGFAEVYLLVFLLLYIGALVPIDSVQEQLQRSLMATVIVKHTPVLSDMLNHWWIHGRV
- the polX gene encoding DNA polymerase/3'-5' exonuclease PolX; the protein is MSVHKKEVIRLLETIALYMEIKGENPFKVNAFRKAANALETDERSLAEIGDFTAIPGIGKSTAAIITEFVETGSSSVLEELKRDIPETLLSLLKIPGLGGKKIAKLHQELGIVDMDGLKEACLVGKVRELPGFGAKTEEKLLAAIEEAGKRPERLPLARVLAAAADVERQLACLDGVIRFSRAGSLRRVNETVKDLDYVIATDRPAAVRDGLLRFERVREVIAAGETKVSLLLRYDDDVAVDFRLVSGAQFATALHHFTGSKEHNVRMRQLAKERGEKISEYGVEDEATGKVKTFPDEAAFYAHFGLPHIPPELREDGTEIERYSDRYPLVRLEDIQGDLHMHSAWSDGACSLEELVEACRRLGYRYMAITDHSQFLKVANGLTPDRLRRQREEIERLNARYSDFTILAGIEMDILPDGTLDYDDDVLKELDFVIAAIHSAFKQPREAIMKRLEAAFRNPYVDVIAHPTGRLIGQRGGYDVDLDRLMKLAAETNTVLELNANPSRLDLSAAYVKKAEEAGAYIAINTDAHHLDMLDDMAIGVATARKGWIKNETVINTWPLDKLRQFLRDKRTK
- the rnhC gene encoding ribonuclease HIII — protein: MSNYVIQADQQLLDALRAHYEGALSDRLPAGALFAVKRPDVVITAYRSGKVLFQGKAAEQEAAKWISGASASNETADHQPSALAAHQLGSLSAIGSDEVGTGDYFGPIVVAAAYVDRPHIAKIAALGVKDSKQLNDEAIKRIAPAIMETVPHAVTVLDNPQYNRWQRSGMPQTKMKALLHNRTLVKLVDAIAPAEPEAIIIDEFLKRDSYFRYLSDEDRIIRERVHCLPKAESVHVSVAAASIIARYVFLEEMEQLSRAVGLLLPKGAGAIVDEAAARIIRARGEEMLETCAKLHFANTKKALAIAKRRK
- the zapA gene encoding cell division protein ZapA gives rise to the protein MTEQPKTRVSVRIYGQDYTIVGAESPAHIRLVAAFVDDKMHEFSEKNPLLDVPKLAVLTAVNIASEYLKLKEQYQRLAEQLKQEKDGKQDD
- a CDS encoding endonuclease MutS2; the protein is MQRKVLHTLEFDKVKEQLAEHASSPLGLEKIEALMPSSDLEEMAAWLEETDEAAAVLRLAGYAPLDGVVNIRPHLKRASIGGVLSPQELVETASTLTASRQMKRLIMDLHEEHGGLDRLSIYADELVEVPALEHDIRRSIDDHGEVLDAASDRLRSLRGQIRSVEARIREKLESIIRSPSAQKRLSDAIITIRNDRYVIPVKQEYRSAYGGIVHDQSASGATLFIEPQAVVELNNALREARAKEKQEIERILRELSAKVAEQAEPLARAVESLAALDFAFAKAKYARRLQAAKPAVNNRGYLRFVQARHPLLDQEKAVPNDIELGGDYTTIVITGPNTGGKTVTLKTVGLLTLMAQAGLFIPAADGSEAAVFRAVYADIGDEQSIEQSLSTFSSHMVNIVDILRHVDGQSLVLFDELGAGTDPQEGAALAIAILDEVHGRGARTVATTHYPELKAYGYNRPGVVNASVEFDTETLRPTYKLLIGIPGRSNAFDISRRLGLDERIIERAKAQVSAESHNVENMIASLERSKKQAEEDEARARAALEEAERLRAEWEQKLEALEEEKEERLAEAAKQATDIIRAAEREAERVIHELRRLQKEKQAEVKEHELAEAKQRLAAAVPKVEKRKRAKKQAPRHVFQPGDEVKVTSLNQKGYLIEKVSDDEWQVQLGILKMKIHERDLEYIGSAPVNDVTPIATVKGKDAHVSLELDLRGERYEDALLRLEKYLDDAVLAGYARVSIIHGKGTGALRQGVQQFLKQHRAVKSFRFGEANEGGTGVTVVELK
- a CDS encoding DUF350 domain-containing protein translates to MAPFWEHEMVRTAANFSVAVLCIVVFLAVFELVTKYKNWEEIQKGNMAVAMATGGKIFGIANIFRYALAHHESLLSMVGWGVYGFLLLLAAYFIYEFLTPKFNIDDEIANDNRAVGFISMVISVGLSFVIGEGIQ